The Pelodiscus sinensis isolate JC-2024 chromosome 5, ASM4963464v1, whole genome shotgun sequence genome includes a region encoding these proteins:
- the LRIT3 gene encoding leucine-rich repeat, immunoglobulin-like domain and transmembrane domain-containing protein 3: MYLFVCLCIMISFFDEVNGFCPSQCTCIYHGRSDGTGTRSVLCNDPDMSEIPVNVPVDTVKLRVEKTVIRRIPTEAFYYLVDLKYLWVTYNCVANIDTSSFYNLKQLHELRLDGNLLSSFPWESLVEMPNLRTLDLHNNKLTSIPAEAGRYLRNLTYLDISSNKLTTLPSDLMDIWPPFSEATPSKNTDQATQRIILGLQDNPWFCDCRISKLIEFSKIVDTSVILLDPLVACSGPESLAGILFQRAELEQCLKPSVMTSATKITSPLGSNVLLRCDATGYPTPQLTWIRSDNLPVNYTVIQETPGEGVRWSIISLTGISYKDAGDYRCKAKNLAGMSEAAVTVTVVGVVTTTVSPQKYGKKIGADQQNNTQDEAKQESEKTTTPPPLTSLPTTMATTERPTSAKITDKKQSKPMPDGKKSSKGVTNGNKKQPEETSKKDEVTSLNAAALPEQNVTIKNLRVISESDERVTLTWKTINVTSSSAVTVLYSKYGEKDMLPLSTDPSKNKVTIDGLQPSTQYMACVCPKGVPPTKDQCIIFSTDGINDESSSQVSVLVLASSAACVIVLPLIFFLLYKVLKLQRKPKSAKEADLAKETYVKFETLSLKPRSVGTGGELWTRRNTDDSERLLLCSRSSMDSQMTFKSEGSRSEYFC; encoded by the exons atgtatttgtttgtttgtttgtgcatCATGATTAGCTTTTTTGATGAAGTAAACGGTTTCTGTCCTTCACAATGCACTTGCATTTACCACGGCAGAAGTGATGGCACCGGAACAAG ATCGGTGCTGTGTAATGACCCTGACATGTCTGAAATCCCTGTGAATGTTCCTGTGGACACAGTAAAACTTCGTGTAGAAAAAACTGTTATACGTAGGATTCCTACTGAAGCTTTTTACTACTTGGTAGACCTTAAATACCTGTGGGTGACCTACAACTGTGTGGCTAACATTGATACCAGCAGCTTTTATAATTTGAAGCAGCTGCATGAATTGCGTCTGGATGGGAATTTGCTGTCGAGCTTCCCTTGGGAATCTCTTGTGGAGATGCCCAACTTACGAACCCTTGATTTGCATAATAACAAATTGACCAGCATTCCAGCTGAGGCTGGTAGATACCTGAGAAATCTCACCTACCTGGACATATCCAGCAACAAACTAACCACCTTGCCATCAGACCTAATGGATATTTGGCCCCCCTTCTCAGAAGCAACACCGTCCAAGAACACTGATCAAGCAACACAGAGAATCATATTGG gTTTGCAGGACAACCCATGGTTTTGTGACTGTCGGATTTCAAAGCTAATTGAATTTTCCAAAATAGTGGACACCTCTGTTATACTTCTAGATCCTCTTGTGGCTTGTAGTGGACCTGAGAGCCTGGCAGGTATCTTGTTCCAGAGAGCAGAGCTGGAGCAATGTCTTAAACCATCAGTGATGACTTCAGCAACAAAAATCACATCACCTCTGGGAAGTAATGTATTGCTACGCTGTGATGCCACTGGATATCCAACCCCACAGCTTACCTGGATCAGGTCAGACAATTTACCGGTGAACTATACAG tAATTCAAGAAACTCCAGGAGAGGGTGTCAGATGGTCCATAATAAGTTTGACGGGGATTTCATACAAAGATGCAGGGGACTACAGATGTAAGGCCAAAAATTTGGCAGGAATGTCTGAAGCTGCTGTTACAGTCACTGTAGTTGGTGTTGTCACTACAACTGTGTCACCACAAAAATATGGGAAGAAAATTGGAGCAGACCAACAAAATAACACACAGGATGAAGCCAAGCAAGAATCTGAAAAGACCACCACACCTCCacccttaacatccctacccacAACAATGGCTACCACTGAAAGACCAACAAGTGCCAAGATCACAGACAAAAAACAATCCAAGCCCATGCCTGATGGAAAAAAAAGTTCAAAGGGAGTAACAAATGGAAACAAAAAACAGCCTGAAGAAACAAGCAAAAAAGATGAGGTGACTTCATTGAATGCAGCAGCACTGCCTGAACAGAACGTCACCATAAAGAACCTAAGAGTTATTAGTGAATCTGATGAAAGAGTTACCTTAACTTGGAAAACCATCAATGTCACAAGCAGCTCTGCGGTGACTGTGTTGTACTCAAAATATGGTGAAAAAGATATGTTGCCTCTGAGTACAGATCCCAGCAAAAACAAAGTCACAATAGATGGTTTGCAGCCCAGTACACAATATATGGCATGTGTCTGTCCCAAAGGAGTTCCGCCTACAAAAGATCAATGCATTATTTTCTCCACTGATGGAATAAATGATGAGAGCAGTTCTCAAGTTTCTGTTTTAGTCCTGGCTAGCAGTGCAGCATGTGTGATTGTTTTACCTTTAATATTTTTCTTACTCTATAAAGTTTTAAAACTTCAAAGGAAACCAAAATCTGCTAAGGAAGCTGACCTTGCCAAAGAAACCTATGTCAAATTTGAAACACTTTCCCTTAAGCCCCGGTCAGTGGGCACAGGAGGAGAACTCTGGACTCGAAGAAACACTGATGATTCAGAGAGACTTTTGCTTTGTTCTCGGTCAAGCATGGATTCTCAGATGACGTTCAAAAGCGAGGGCTCCAGGTCTGAGTACTTTTGTTGA